One Hypomesus transpacificus isolate Combined female chromosome 16, fHypTra1, whole genome shotgun sequence genomic window carries:
- the clcc1 gene encoding chloride channel CLIC-like protein 1 — protein MHMVIVLVCSLLLVAKGQDEEWIDPYDMLNYDASTKTMKKTAEPTNYEYVPTKRRDHIQDSNQIGIAECNIKVQGLQKEIAAISQQPSCHPVFKRFITKLLKEIQRVGLPSDSTSEVYYDAKVKLSHQAMSEIKTLLDGIESWRTGALDDALSQILVDLKPHDYEAWRWHFEDTFGVEVFTVIQMLVCVLIIVAIICSEVWSVISWLVQFRRLFAICFFISIVWNWLYLYKIAFAEHQNNFVKMEGFNEKCSGLRKIDWSDNLKEWYRSTWTLQDDPCKKYYEVVYVNPILIVPPTKAISVTITTFITEPLKHIGQGISDFLRALLKDLPVTLQIPVLLTIVLSILVFLYGSVQAAFQHGILRPLTGHRRDPPPPVLGQQLHEPQLQPAQLRDRLAEGDAPQPAPHPAPVQRNNLRQRRPNRVRIETVYAENLGRNADQLFSDDVDSQTLESVSEAELTEGFSNSVESDPTTGQEVQKEIEGATASSIVRDLQVKTSQARANDSRTKVKANKDGISADSHLSDNQARTTNEGQPSLTARGNDAQVHDALSKSSNVTGQHIDTIGLPVQETAPTSQE, from the exons ATGCACATGGTTATTGTTTTAGTGTGTAGCCTGTTGTTGGTTGCAAAGGGGCAAGATGAGGAATGGATCGATCCGTACGATATGTTGAATTACGATGCAAGTACCAAGACAATGAAAAAAACTGCGGAG CCAACAAATTACGAATATGTGCCGACTAAAAGAAGAGATCACATCCAAGATTCTAATCAAATTGGCATTGCAGAGTGCAacatcaaagtccagggcctacaGAAAGAG ATTGCAGCGATCTCGCAGCAGCCCTCATGTCATCCTGTATTCAAGCGGTTCATCACCAAGCTCCTGAAGGAAATTCAAAGAGTAGGCCTT CCCAGTGACTCTACCAGTGAAGTCTACTATGATGCTAAGGTGAAACTATCTCATCAAGCCATGTCAGAGATCAAGACGCTTCTAGATGGCATTGAAAGCTGGAGAACGGGCGCACTGGATGATGCCCTCAGTCAGATCCTAGTGGATCTCAAACCTCATGACTATGAGGCCTGGAGGTGGCACTTTGAAGACACATTTGGTGTGGAGGTGTTCACAGTCATACAG ATGCTTGTCTGTGTGCTGATTATAGTGGCCATTATCTGTAGTGAGGTATGGTCTGTCATATCTTGGTTAGTCCAGTTTAGGAGACTGTTTGCTATATGCTTCTTCATCAGTATTGTCTGGAATTGGTTGTATCTGTACAAG ATTGCTTTTGCAGAGCACCAAAACAACTTTGTTAAGATGGAGGGTTTCAATGAAAAGTGCTCTGGCTTGAGAAAAATTGACTGGAGCGATAACTTAAAGG AGTGGTACAGAAGCACCTGGACACTTCAGGATGATCCCTGTAAGAAGTACTACGAAGTCGTCTATGTTAATCCAATCTTAATTGTACCTCCAACCAAG GCCATCTCTGTCACCATCACCACGTTCATCACGGAGCCATTGAAGCACATTGGCCAGGGTATTAGTGACTTTCTCAGAGCTCTTCTCAAGGACCTGCCAGTCACTCTGCAGATTCCAGTTCTTCTCACCATTGTGTTGTCCATCTTG GTCTTCCTGTATGGCAGTGTCCAAGCAGCTTTCCAGCACGGTATCCTCAGGCCACTGACAGGCCACCGCAgggacccccctcctcctgtatTGGGCCAGCAACTACACGAGCCCCAACTCCAGCCTGCTCAACTGAGGGACCGTCTAGCCGAGGGGGATGCACCTCAACCTGCTCCTCATCCGGCCCCAGTACAGAGAAACAATCTTCGGCAAAGGAGGCCAAATAGGGTCCGAATCGAGACTGTCTACGCAGAAAACCTCGGTCGGAATGCTGACCAGCTGTTCAGTGATGATGTTGACTCACAGACACTGGAGAGTGTCAGTGAGGCGGAACTTACCGAGGGGTTCTCCAACTCAGTGGAGAGTGACCCTACGACTGGGCAGGAAGTCCAGAAAGAGATAGAAGGAGCTACAGCGAGCAGCATAGTGAGGGACTTGCAGGTCAAAACCTCTCAGGCTAGGGCGAATGACTCTCGGACTAAAGTAAAAGCCAACAAGGACGGTATTTCAGCTGATTCTCATCTCTCAGACAACCAAGCTAGGACGACGAATGAAGGACAACCCTCATTAACAGCACGAGGGAATGATGCACAG GTTCATGATGCCTTAAGTAAGTCTTCAAACGTCACTGGACAACATATTGACACAATTGGATTGCCTGTACAAGAAACTGCGCCAACATCACAAGAGTGA